ACTTCAAGCTTCCCCCCACATCTCAAGTGCGTTGCCATTGGCGGCGGCACTGGCCTTTCCACGCTGCTGAAAGGATTAAAACATTATGTGTTATCTGATGGGGAGCAAACGGCAGCCCGGTCGCATATTCTTGATTCCTTGACGGCGGTGGTCACGGTAACCGATGACGGAGGAAGCTCGGGGCGACTCCGCGAAGAATTCCAAATCCTCCCACCGGGCGACATCCGCAACTGTCTGGTGGCACTGTCTGAGGATGAATACCTGCTCTCACAACTGTTTCAGTATCGCTTTCCAGGTGAAGGCAACATCCGGGGGCACAGCTTCGGCAATCTTTTTCTGACGGCCCTGACCGGGGTCACCGGCGATTTTGTCAAAGCTGTCAAATTGACCAGCGAAGTCCTGGCAATTCGTGGAAATATCGTCCCGTCAACCACCTCAGATGTCTCGCTGGTGGCCGAACTCGAAGATGGACGCATCATCCATGGCGAAAGCAAAATCACAGCGGCTGGTGGACGGGTTCGCCATATTCGGCTGGAACCTGAAACCTGTCAGCCATTGCCGGAAACCCTCGACGCCATCCGAACCGCCGACATCATTACCCTGGGCCCTGGGTCGCTGTTTACCAGCATTATTCCAAACCTTCTGGTCCACGGTGTTGCTGAAGCCATTGCCCAGTCCAAAGCCCTGAAAGTCTATATTTGCAACATTATGACCCAGCCGGGTGAAACCGATCATTTTTCGGTCAGTAACCATATTGAATGGCTGTTGCGCTACATACCCGCCGGGTCACTTGATGTGGTCCTGGTCAATAACACTCTGGTGTCCCCTGATGTCGCAGCCAAATACCACGAAGAAGGTGCGCAGCCAATTTACCTCAGGATGGCTTCCGACCTGAGAAATGGGAAATCCGGCCCGGCACTCCTCTCAGTGGCCGGCTCTGAAACAACCTCTACTTCGATCACAGTTTGCGGAAAACGAATTCCGGTACTGGCCTCCGACCTGCTTGAACAAAGCGAACTGGCTCGGCACTGCCCAACTAAACTGGCTCAGGCCGTCTTCACCGTTTATCAACAGGCGATGTCCCAACGGCGGAAAGCCCGAACGCTGAAAGTGACAAGATGACAAAGTGACTGGGTGACAAGGTGACTGGTGACTGGGTGACTGGGTGACAAAGTGACAAGGTGACAAAATCCTTATGAATAGTGAATGAATCACCTTTGTCAAAAAGTCACCTTGTCACCTTGTCAAAAAGTCACCCTGTCAAAAAGTCACCTTGTCAAAAAGTCACCTTGTCAAAAAGTCACCCTGTCAAAAGGTCACTTGTCACCTTGTCAAAAAGTCACCCTGTCACTTTGTCAAAAAGTCACCTTGTCAAAAAATCACTTTGCCACTATGCACTC
The nucleotide sequence above comes from Acidobacteriota bacterium. Encoded proteins:
- a CDS encoding YvcK family protein, whose product is MTTSSFPPHLKCVAIGGGTGLSTLLKGLKHYVLSDGEQTAARSHILDSLTAVVTVTDDGGSSGRLREEFQILPPGDIRNCLVALSEDEYLLSQLFQYRFPGEGNIRGHSFGNLFLTALTGVTGDFVKAVKLTSEVLAIRGNIVPSTTSDVSLVAELEDGRIIHGESKITAAGGRVRHIRLEPETCQPLPETLDAIRTADIITLGPGSLFTSIIPNLLVHGVAEAIAQSKALKVYICNIMTQPGETDHFSVSNHIEWLLRYIPAGSLDVVLVNNTLVSPDVAAKYHEEGAQPIYLRMASDLRNGKSGPALLSVAGSETTSTSITVCGKRIPVLASDLLEQSELARHCPTKLAQAVFTVYQQAMSQRRKARTLKVTR